In Tolypothrix sp. NIES-4075, one DNA window encodes the following:
- a CDS encoding tyrosine-type recombinase/integrase produces the protein MSTNIITPLVLTIPPPLTEHPASVYLSSLSPGSEPTMKRSLSLIAQLLTNGEADYLTLDWAALRYKHTAAIRAALIKNYEPATVNRVLCALRRVLKEALRLELISPVDYARAVDISSVKASKELRGRALSQDEIDSLMTVCFSDRTPAGFRDAALIALLRGAGLRRAEVVKLDLKDLKSDGEIKIRSGKGRVDRTVYLSPGATKIVNDWLEIRTKATGALLCQVNKSGRVVQQRLTPQAILFILQKRCKEVGLEHFSPHDLRRTFVSDLLTAGVDIATVQSLAGHSNPAITARYDRRGEERKRIAAAQLEILGR, from the coding sequence ATGTCTACCAACATAATTACACCGTTGGTTTTGACGATTCCGCCACCTTTAACGGAACACCCAGCTTCGGTTTATCTTTCTTCACTTTCGCCTGGGTCGGAACCGACAATGAAGCGATCGCTCTCCCTCATTGCCCAGCTTCTAACTAATGGTGAGGCTGATTATTTAACATTGGATTGGGCAGCGCTGCGCTATAAACATACCGCCGCTATTCGTGCAGCTCTCATCAAGAATTATGAACCCGCGACGGTTAACCGCGTATTATGTGCATTGCGGCGTGTTCTCAAGGAAGCGTTAAGACTTGAATTGATATCACCTGTTGACTATGCCCGTGCAGTTGATATCAGCAGCGTGAAAGCTAGTAAGGAATTGAGGGGACGAGCGCTAAGTCAAGATGAAATTGATTCATTGATGACGGTTTGTTTTAGCGATCGCACTCCCGCTGGATTTAGAGATGCTGCATTAATTGCTCTCCTTCGCGGTGCCGGCTTGCGTCGGGCAGAAGTGGTTAAACTAGACTTGAAAGACTTGAAATCTGATGGGGAAATTAAAATCCGGTCAGGTAAGGGTCGTGTTGACAGGACTGTTTATTTATCCCCAGGTGCGACGAAGATTGTTAATGATTGGCTAGAAATTAGGACTAAGGCAACTGGAGCATTACTGTGTCAAGTTAATAAATCTGGGCGTGTAGTGCAACAACGACTTACGCCCCAGGCGATATTATTTATTTTGCAGAAACGATGTAAGGAAGTGGGATTAGAACATTTTTCACCGCACGATTTGCGGCGTACATTCGTTTCTGACCTTTTAACGGCTGGTGTTGATATTGCTACTGTGCAGAGTTTAGCCGGACATTCAAACCCTGCAATTACGGCTAGGTATGACCGTCGGGGAGAAGAAAGGAAGCGTATTGCAGCTGCACAGTTAGAGATTTTGGGGCGTTAG
- a CDS encoding helix-turn-helix domain-containing protein, with product MDNLPDDKLTKIAYGRILKNARSLKKISQDNLAKACFSSRRTIIDIEAGKIIPNSSLRGKFAKTLSSPLLEYFPQYSIGQFLPRLKIRFKHENVASRYFLNILKPKDIDSLREVFYLYKMASHQKDVVLMILLDEYIHTRIMNAHPNEYTRILVGRYRQDYIEFFKIWLPQLNLNITLEQHSIHLNIFQAILDLDAYQLSQAIDLHLINSLNDVQRIINALEYD from the coding sequence ATGGATAACTTACCAGATGATAAGTTAACAAAAATTGCCTATGGACGCATATTAAAAAATGCACGAAGCCTAAAAAAAATTTCACAAGATAATTTAGCTAAAGCGTGTTTTTCTTCTCGAAGAACAATAATAGATATTGAAGCCGGAAAAATAATCCCTAATTCTTCTTTACGAGGAAAGTTTGCTAAAACTTTATCTAGCCCTCTACTGGAATATTTTCCACAGTATTCTATTGGACAATTTTTGCCGAGATTGAAAATAAGATTTAAGCATGAAAATGTTGCATCTAGATACTTTTTAAATATTTTAAAACCGAAAGATATAGATAGCTTACGAGAGGTTTTTTATCTTTATAAAATGGCATCTCACCAAAAAGATGTCGTACTAATGATTCTTTTAGATGAGTATATTCATACGCGAATAATGAATGCTCATCCTAACGAATATACAAGAATTTTGGTCGGACGATATAGACAAGACTATATCGAATTCTTCAAAATTTGGTTGCCTCAACTAAATTTAAATATAACACTTGAACAACACTCAATCCACTTAAACATTTTTCAAGCTATCCTTGATCTAGACGCATACCAGCTAAGTCAAGCCATTGATTTACATTTAATTAACTCTCTAAATGATGTTCAACGAATTATAAATGCACTTGAATATGATTAA